A single Phragmites australis chromosome 4, lpPhrAust1.1, whole genome shotgun sequence DNA region contains:
- the LOC133916564 gene encoding protein Barley B recombinant-like: MDDDGSLGIRNWGFYETVKSNLGLQLMSSVAADRDTKPLLPNGNTFLQHHGHHHGPHQHHPQHSHHPRDCGSVSSGMPNEPPSSVHMDFVRNEAWLHPSQNQHQHPRQQKVLHHLPVGPSGHVGHPGRGGHVVHHHPTGYGMMMDAHGVHTLQMMQPQSQPQPQPQPQPQPQPQPQDPPPLKEESMPPPLIEDHSVVKIEPVKKRQQGRQPKSPKPKKPKKVAAPPEDGSPNRPASRGRGPRKTVGMVINGIDLDLSRIPTPVCSCTGAPQQCYRWGAGGWQSACCTTSISTYPLPMSTKRRGARIAGRKMSQGAFKKVLEKLAGEGYNLANPIDLKTFWAKHGTNKFVTIR, from the coding sequence ATGGACGACGACGGTAGCCTTGGCATCCGGAATTGGGGCTTCTACGAGACGGTGAAAAGCAATCTCGGCTTGCAGCTGATGTCATCGGTGGCCGCGGACCGGGACACTAAGCCGCTTCTCCCAAACGGCAATACCTTCTTGCAGCACCATGGGCATCACCATGGCCCGCACCAGCACCACCCACAACACTCGCACCATCCCCGCGACTGTGGCAGTGTCTCCAGCGGCATGCCCAACGAGCCGCCTTCTTCTGTACACATGGACTTTGTGCGCAATGAAGCTTGGTTGCACCCCTCGCAGAATCAGCATCAGCATCCCCGTCAACAGAAGGTTCTCCATCACCTCCCTGTTGGGCCATCTGGGCATGTTGGTCATCCTGGACGTGGTGGCCATGTTGTCCATCACCACCCTACTGGCTACGGTATGATGATGGATGCACATGGAGTGCACACCCTCCAGATGATGCAGCCACAGTctcagccgcagccgcagccgcagccgcagccgcaacCGCAACCGCAGCCACAGGATCCTCCTCCATTGAAGGAGGAGAGCATGCCCCCGCCACTGATCGAGGACCATTCTGTGGTAAAGATCGAGCCTGTGAAGAAGAGGCAGCAGGGTCGGCAGCCTAAGTCACCAAAGCCAAAGAAGCCTAAGAAGGTTGCTGCTCCGCCAGAGGATGGGTCTCCCAATAGGCCTGCGTCCCGAGGGAGGGGGCCAAGGAAGACAGTAGGAATGGTGATTAACGGTATTGATTTAGACCTTTCAAGGATACCGACACCTGTGTGTTCATGCACTGGAGCTCCCCAGCAATGCTACCGGTGGGGCGCAGGTGGCTGGCAGTCTGCATGCTGCACAACTTCTATTTCAACGTATCCATTGCCAATGAGCACGAAGCGCCGGGGCGCACGCATTGCCGGAAGGAAGATGAGCCAAGGTGCATTCAAAAAAGTGCTTGAGAAGCTAGCTGGTGAAGGGTACAACCTTGCTAATCCAATTGACTTGAAGACCTTTTGGGCCAAGCACGGCACAAACAAGTTTGTAACGATCAGGTAA